Proteins from a single region of Apium graveolens cultivar Ventura chromosome 7, ASM990537v1, whole genome shotgun sequence:
- the LOC141671857 gene encoding protein STICHEL-like, with product MLEMHGGNGKIASNQQMRKELTQIRKAARVLRDPGTTSTWQLPLSSGRSLAVVANEALPLIRYNHCYDNYRSNSNGIGNEFVYDGNKVSLGDENDGRGSGKGKDRRVFLCNWRSKKSGSEKSLQSLGQIVTYEKGDVDDGGDMSLEGSVDNSVSDSRNGGGDLKTDTFFADRYAALVFGCKDTKLTPSVRRNTMKRKVIRSAQSAALWEYHLQQQIVPCKTGKEEDSESCVDQSDDTGYFNSEDLRRYSAESPFLAPLKSSKTLRSSVKDVSSYAFSTPAMSGCSLNQYSVRNPSTAESWNPTTESCNDEMDDSLDFQGSRGCGLPCYWSRRSTPRYRGARGSSCSPSLSDILRRKGSNLLCGSQAMYHERCYLAPLNSKQKKLGSKMSQSLVPLLTSTGDRRVGSSLETWMTDDDISTNYGEIDLDGSIRLDGRRGSTTYGSRDGLELVACNKEREYENVRSLSHRYRPVFFSELVGQNVVIQSLTNAILKRRVAPLYLFQGPRGTGKSSAARIFANALNCLANVKSKPCGVCRECTDFISEKSKDLTEVDGSNKKEIVKVRCILKRLSASPLVTFSQYKVFIIEECHLLPAKTWLAFLKFLEEPPPLVLFIFITTDLENVPRTVLSRCQKFIFNKIRDCDIVSRLEKISVDENLDVESDALDLVALNADGSLRDAETMLEQLTLLGKRITTALVNELVGVVSDEKLLELLELAMSSETVETVKRARELMDSGVDPMLLMSQLATLIVDIIAGTYHIVDSKYEDSFFSGRSLNDAEMDRLKHALKLLSEADKQLRTSSEQSTWFTATLLQLGSVPSPDPSLSGSSRRQSSKTIVEVPSSTTREVFHQNFSPNGYALRKSTTPRSFFKSSQRDSTSQEEQLIGLDSNATRTQYIDSPLNVSHNDSVVETTNSSSANSGILNDLWMQCIEKCHPSTLRQLLHTYGKLVSISEVEGDLVANIAFQNRAIKIRAERSLSSIANSFKTILQHDMVVKIILWTDGENAINSEKHAMSPEPMVQKQMYQTEVINGEKRVVCTNELYGYSDHDSYQQLPVSRVSLNDSEHKPVRNSELSAELPTWMVEENNRSSSKKERKLVAPVRRIESIIHEQRLETAWLQIAEKSTPGSLSRWKPERNQVLPQEGIYIKNKTESVDSKSLTSQHWEDELNAELNALKVNGGKVLIRDQIGKRVGRYPMSPSLLQNNFSRESTGYESSTGAGGCSGLLCWMNHKNRKTRKNKQRTPVSSQKSSCFLWLGECAKMRRTQDRFRS from the exons ATGTTAGAAATGCATGGTGGCAATGGAAAAATTGCTAGCAATCAGCAAATGAGGAAAGAACTCACTCAAATTCGAAAGGCAGCAAGGGTTCTAAGAGATCCGGGGACTACCTCGACGTGGCAGTTGCCTTTAAGTTCAGGTAGATCTTTAGCTGTTGTTGCAAATGAGGCATTGCCTTTGATTCGGTATAATCATTGTTATGATAATTATAGGAGTAATAGTAATGGTATTGGCAATGAATTTGTTTATGATGGTAATAAGGTTAGTTTGGGTGATGAAAATGATGGTAGGGGTAGTGGGAAGGGTAAGGATAGAAGGGTGTTTTTGTGTAATTGGAGAAGTAAAAAATCGGGGAGTGAAAAAAGTTTGCAATCATTAGGTCAAATAGTGACATATGAGAAAGGAGATGTAGATGATGGTGGAGATATGTCTTTAGAGGGAAGTGTTGATAATAGTGTTAGTGATTCGCGAAATGGTGGTGGGGATCTGAAGACTGATACTTTCTTTGCGGATAGATATGCTGCATTGGTCTTTGGATGTAAAGATACAAAGTTGACACCTTCAGTAAGGAGGAATACTATGAAGAGAAAAGTGATAAGGAGTGCACAATCTGCTGCATTGTGGGAATACCATTTACAGCAACAAATTGTGCCTTGTAAGACTGGAAAGGAAGAAGATTCGGAGAGTTGTGTTGATCAATCTGATGATACAGGATACTTCAATTCTGAGGATTTACGTCGGTATTCTGCTGAATCTCCATTCCTGGCACCCCTCAAGTCCTCAAAAACGTTGAGAAGTAGTGTTAAAGATGTCTCTTCTTATGCATTTAGTACTCCAGCAATGTCAGGGTGTTCATTAAATCAGTACAGTGTACGAAATCCTAGCACCGCAGAATCTTGGAATCCGACTACTGAGTCTTGCAATGATGAGATGGATGATAGTTTAGATTTCCAGGGTAGTCGGGGATGTGGGTTACCATGTTACTGGTCTAGGAGGAGCACTCCTAGGTATAGAGGGGCACGTGGTAGTTCCTGCTCGCCATCGCTTTCTGATATCTTGAGAAGGAAAGGAAGCAATCTTTTGTGTGGAAGTCAAGCTATGTATCATGAACGATGTTATTTAGCACCCTTGAATTCCAAACAGAAGAAACTCGGATCAAAAATGTCCCAAAGTCTAGTGCCTTTGCTAACTAGTACGGGGGATCGTAGAGTTGGATCATCCTTGGAAACATGGATGACTGATGACGATATCTCCACAAACTATGGAGAGATTGATCTGGATGGATCTATTCGACTGGATGGAAGAAGGGGGTCAACAACCTATGGGAGTCGAGACGGCTTGGAGCTAGTTGCTTGTAATAAAGAAAGAGAATATGAGAATGTTAGAAGTTTGAGCCACAGGTATAGGCCGGTGTTTTTCAGTGAATTGGTTGGGCAAAATGTTGTCATTCAGTCACTGACAAATGCAATTTTGAAAAGAAGAGTAGCTCCTCTTTATCTTTTCCAAGGTCCTCGGGGTACTGGAAAATCTTCAGCTGCAAGGATATTTGCTAATGCTTTAAATTGTCTTGCTAATGTGAAAAGCAAGCCTTGCGGAGTTTGCCGGGAATGTACCGACTTTATATCTGAAAAGAGCAAGGATCTTACTGAAGTTGATGGCTCAAACAAAAAGGAAATTGTTAAAGTTAGATGTATTTTGAAAAGACTTTCAGCGAGTCCCCTAGTGACCTTTTCTCAGTACAAGGTCTTTATCATTGAAGAGTGTCACTTGTTGCCGGCAAAGACATGGTTAGCATTCCTGAAGTTTCTTGAGGAACCACCTCCACTTGTCCTGTTCATTTTCATAACAACTGATCTCGAAAATGTGCCTCGTACTGTTTTATCAAGGTGTCAGAAGTTCATCTTTAACAAAATCAGAGATTGTGACATCGTTTCCAGGTTGGAAAAGATTTCAGTTGATGAGAATCTAGACGTTGAATCAGATGCATTAGATTTAGTTGCTCTAAATGCTGATGGTTCACTTCGAGATGCAGAAACTATGCTGGAACAGTTGACATTGTTGGGAAAAAGAATCACTACCGCATTAGTAAATGAACTT GTGGGGGTCGTTTCTGATGAAAAACTTTTAGAACTATTGGAGCTTGCCATGTCCTCTGAAACAGTAGAAACAGTAAAAAGAGCTAGAGAGCTGATGGACTCAGGTGTTGACCCAATGCTGTTGATGTCTCAGCTGGCCACTCTCATTGTGGATATAATAGCTGGAACGTACCATATTGTTGATTCCAAATATGAAGACTCATTCTTCAGCGGGAGAAGTC TAAATGATGCTGAAATGGACAgattaaagcatgctttaaagCTCCTTTCTGAGGCAGACAAGCAGCTAAGAACTTCAAGTGAACAATCCACATGGTTCACAGCAACACTATTGCAGCTAGGCTCTGTACCTTCACCAGACCCTAGTCTGTCTGGAAGCAGTAGGCGGCAGAGCTCCAAGACGATTGTGGAGGTTCCATCGAGTACTACAAGAGAAGTTTTTCACCAAAATTTTAGCCCCAATGGATATGCATTACGGAAATCAACTACTCCAAGATCCTTTTTTAAATCCTCACAAAGAGATTCAACAAGCCAAGAAGAACAACTAATTGGTCTCGACTCAAATGCTACTCGCACCCAGTATATAGATTCTCCACTAAATGTGTCACACAATGATTCTGTGGTGGAAACAACAAATTCAAGTAGCGCAAATTCCGGCATTTTAAATGACCTATGGATGCAATGCATTGAAAAGTGCCATCCCAGTACTCTGAGGCAGCTGCTTCATACTTATGGAAAGCTCGTGTCAATCTCTGAAGTGGAAG GTGATCTCGTTGCTAATATTGCATTTCAAAATAGAGCTATCAAGATCAGAGCTGAAAGGTCTCTGAGCAGCATTGCAAACTCGTTTAAAACTATTTTACAGCATGATATGGTGGTCAAAATCATACTATGGACAGATGGCGAGAATGCAATAAATAGTGAAAAGCATGCGATGTCACCAGAACCCATGGTTCAGAAGCAGATGTACCAAACTGAGGTGATCAATGGAGAAAAGAGAGTTGTTTGCACTAATGAATTATATGGATATTCCGATCATGATTCTTACCAACAACTTCCAGTATCAAGAGTATCTCTAAATGATTCTGAGCACAAGCCAGTCAGAAATTCTGAGCTTAGTGCAGAATTACCGACTTGGATGGTTGAAGAAAATAATAGAAGCAGCAGTAAGAAAGAGCGAAAGCTTGTAGCTCCTGTACGTCGAATCGAGTCAATTATACATGAACAGAGGTTAGAAACTGCGTGGTTGCAGATTGCAGAAAAAAGCACCCCTGGATCATTGAGTAGATGGAAACCTGAGAGAAACCAAGTCTTGCCTCAAGAGGGTATCTACATCAAAAATAAAACAGAATCTGTGGACTCCAAGAGTTTGACCTCTCAACACTGGGAAGATGAGTTGAATGCTGAATTAAATGCTCTAAAAGTTAATGGTGGAAAGGTCCTCATTAGAGATCAAATTGGTAAAAGGGTTGGTCGGTATCCAATGTCTCCAAGCTTATTGCAGAATAACTTCAGCAGAGAAAGCAC GGGTTATGAGTCCAGCACAGGAGCTGGAGGTTGCAGTGGGTTACTTTGTTGGATGAATCACAAAAATCGTAAAACGCGGAAG AACAAGCAAAGAACACCTGTCTCTTCGCAGAAAAGTAGCTGCTTTTTATGGTTAGGAGAATGTGCAAAGATGAGAAGAACTCAGGATAGGTTTAGAAGCTGA
- the LOC141675016 gene encoding F-box/kelch-repeat protein At3g17530-like, with the protein MTTNNNDSTTSFDDLPVEVATEIFTRLPVKTLIRSTSVCKTWYSNITNPTFISAHIQHSLSCVNQTAILVIPLKYNKSCSLISAHTGQVFKNYKIPFTTKNGTVKLVASLSGVLSFNAFPVDEFGVPVVEDYQELYLWNPSVGKYKALFSSCFKKRGEGEFTYGVGLGVHESSYDFRVVRVVCCKVGKLRPKVEVYSLRTNKWRKIRNPGVPRVAYNCGVPVGNSMVYWLERNRGMSCFEEGYVVYFDFSREVFGQIKLPDDVCKCVGLRAEFTLMNFEGKLAVCVYDEAKERNGMKLLPCCIWLMSHEDGKVSWTPRFKVVLREHACLFRLSRSGALLMLSASGSVQGLVSCDLNSQDLRLTKPLVTEPCSVDPSFVESLLMLEGRDELLKSASS; encoded by the coding sequence ATGACCACCAACAACAATGACAGCACGACGTCGTTTGACGACCTTCCAGTAGAAGTAGCAACTGAGATCTTCACAAGACTCCCAGTCAAAACCCTAATAAGGTCAACCTCTGTTTGCAAAACATGGTACTCTAATATCACAAACCCTACTTTCATTTCAGCTCATATTCAACACTCACTCTCTTGTGTCAATCAAACTGCTATTTTAGTTATCCCCCTCAAATATAATAAGTCTTGTTCTTTAATCTCAGCTCATACTGGTCaggtttttaaaaattataaaattccATTTACTACTAAGAATGGTACGGTGAAATTAGTCGCGTCTCTTAGTGGGGTTCTTAGTTTTAATGCTTTTCCTGTTGATGAATTTGGGGTGCCTGTTGTCGAGGACTATCAAGAATTGTATTTGTGGAATCCTAGTGTGGGGAAGTACAAAGCTTTGTTTTCTTCGTGTTTTAAGAAACGGGGGGAGGGGGAATTTACTTATGGGGTCGGGTTGGGTGTTCATGAGAGTAGTTATGATTTTAGGGTTGTTAGGGTTGTGTGTTGTAAGGTTGGGAAATTGCGTCCCAAGGTTGAGGTTTATAGTTTGAGGACGAATAAGTGGAGGAAGATTAGGAATCCTGGTGTTCCGAGAGTTGCGTATAATTGTGGGGTACCTGTTGGTAATAGTATGGTGTACTGGCTAGAAAGAAATAGGGGTATGTCGTGTTTTGAAGAAGGGTATGTTGTGTATTTTGATTTTAGTCGTGAGGTGTTTGGGCAAATTAAATTGCCGGATGATGTTTGCAAGTGTGTGGGATTGAGGGCAGAGTTTACGCTCATGAACTTTGAGGGTAAACTTGCTGTCTGTGTTTATGATGAAGCAAAGGAAAGAAACGGAATGAAATTATTGCCTTGTTGTATATGGCTCATGAGCCATGAAGATGGTAAAGTCTCTTGGACTCCACGTTTCAAAGTTGTGCTCAGGGAACATGCGTGTCTTTTTCGCCTTTCAAGGAGTGGAGCACTTTTAATGCTTTCAGCGTCGGGGTCAGTTCAAGGCTTAGTGTCATGTGATCTTAATAGCCAAGATCTTCGATTAACCAAGCCACTGGTTACTGAGCCTTGTTCTGTAGACCCTTCATTCGTAGAGAGTTTGCTTATGCTCGAGGGACGAGATGAATTGTTGAAATCTGCATCCTCTTGA